The genomic region CAAGGTCGCCCGGCGGAGCCAGGACCAGGCCGGCGACCTCGCCACGACGGTCGAAGAATCCGTCCACGGCATCCGCGTGCTCAAGGCCTTCGGCCGCAGCCGCGAAGCGCTGGAAACCTTCAACGGCCAGGCCGAGGAACTGCGCCAAACGGAGATCGCGAAGGCCCGGCACCAGGCCGTCTTCAGCATGGTGGTGACGCTCCTGCCCGAGCTGGCGTTGGGCGCTGGCCTGGTAACGGGCATTCTGCTCGCAGCCAGCGGCCAGCTCAGCATCGGCTCCCTCGTGGCCTTTTTCGCCACCGCCGCCGTTATCGCGGCGCCCGTGGAGTTCTCGGGCATGCTGCTGGCCATGGCGCTGACGGCGAAAACGGCGCTGGACCGGCATTTCGAGGTCATGGATTCCCAAAACACCATCACCAGCGCGGCCGAACCCCGCCGCCCGGCCGACGTCAAGGGCGCGCTGAGCTTCAACAACGTGACCTTTGCCTTCGACGACGCCCCGGACAAACCGGTCCTGAAGGACGTCCGGCTGGACATCTGTCCGGGCGAGACCATGGCTCTGGTGGGCATCACCGGCAGCGGCAAGAGTGCCCTGCTGCAGCTTGTACCCCGGCTCTTCGATGTCACTTCGGGTTCCATCACGCTCGACGGTTTGGACCTGCGGGAGTTCAGCGTAGAGGAGCTCCGCACCCTCGTGGCTGTGGCCTTCGAGGACACCACCCTGTTCTCCAGCTCGGTGCGCGACAATGTGCTGCTGGGCGTCCAGGCAGAGGACACCGTCACCCGGGAGGAAATCCTCACGGAGGCCTTGGACACGGCGCAGGCGCACTTCGCCTATTCGCTGCCCGAGGGGCTGGACACCCTCATCGGCGAGGAGGGCCTCAGCCTGTCCGGCGGCCAGCGCCAGCGCCTCGCCCTGGCTCGGGCCATTGCAGCCCGGCCCTCTGTGCTGGTCCTTGACGATCCCCTCTCCGCACTGGACGTGAACACCGAGGAGCTCGTAGAAAACCGGCTGCGGGAGGTGCTGGCCGGCACCACCACGCTCATCGTCGCCCACCGGCCGTCCACGGTGGCGCTGGCCGACAGGGTGGCGCTGCTGGAGGACGGCCGCATCGCCGCCGTCGGAACCCATACCGAACTGCTGGCCGGGAACAGCCACTACCGTTACGTGATCGCGAGCCTGGAGACGGAGCCCCGTGACCTGGACTCCGAACTGTCGGCCCTCGACGACGCGGAGGAGGTCAGCCGATGAGCGCCACATCCTTCGGGACTGCCAACGAGGACAACGCCCACCTAAGCAAGAGCGACAGCAAGGCAGTACGACGCCGGTCCCTCGCCTTGCTGGGGTCGCTGATCCGTCCCGTGCGGCTGCGGTTCTGGCTCACTATTGCAACAGTGGTCCTGTCGCAGGCGGCCCGGGTGGCCGGCCCGGCGCTCATCGCGTTCGGCATCGACCACGCGCTGCCCGCCCTCCGAGCAGGCAACAGCCTCCCCCTGGTGCTGGCCGGCGTCGCCTATCTCGTCACAGCACTGGCGGCGGCCGGGCTGACGGCCCTGTACGTGACCTCGACGGCAAAACTCAGCCAGGCCATGCTGCTGGACCTGCGGCTGCGGGTGTTCCGCCATACCCAGCGGCTCAGCCTGGAGTTCCACGAGAAGTACACCTCGGGACGGATCATTGCCCGGCAGACCTCGGACCTCGAGGCACTGCGCGAACTGTTGGACTCGGGCGTCAGCTCGCTCGCCTCGGGTGCGCTGTTCATGGTGTTCACCGCCGTCACCGTCTTCGCCCTCGACTGGCGCAGCGGGCTGGTGGTGCTGGCGGCGGCCGTCCCCATGTTCTTCCTGGCCCGCTGGTACCAGAAGCATTCGCAGATCGCGTTCCGCCAGTCCCGGGTGGTCTCGGCCCGGCTCATCGTGCATTTCATCGAGACCATGACCGGCATCCGAGCGGTCAAGGCCTTCCGCAAGGAGCGCGAAAACGCCGCACGCTACGGCGAACTCGCGGAGGACTACCGCCAGGCGACAGTCCGCTCCATCAACCTGAACGGCATCTTCCAGCCCGGCCTGGTGCTGATCGGCAACGTCTGTGTGGCCGCCGTGCTGCTGTTCGGCGGCTTCCGGGTACTGACCGGTGACCTGGCCGTGGGCGTGCTGCTGGCACTGATGCTCTCCACGAAGCGCTTCTTCCAGCCCGTGGACCAGATGGCCATGTTCTACAACTCGTTCCAAAGCGCGCAGGCCGCGCTGGAGAAGGTCTCCGGCCTGCTCGAGGAGGTGCCCACGGTGCGCCCGCCGCGGAACGCTGTGGAACTCCGTGACGCCCGCGGCGCCGTCGAATTCCGGGACGTCGAGTTCCGCTACGGCAGCGGGCCGCTCATCATCCCCGCGCTGAACCTCAGCATTCCCGCAGGCCAGACCGTGGCGCTGGTGGGCCAGACCGGAGCGGGCAAGTCCACGCTGGCCAAGCTGATTGCCCGCTTCTATGACGTGTCCGCCGGTTCGGTGATGCTCGACGGCGTGGACGTCAGGCAGCTGGCCACCGCGGACCTGCGGCGGAACATCGTGATGGTCACCCAGGAGGCGTTCCTGTTCAGCGGCTCGGTGGCGGACAACATCGCCCTGGGCCGGCCGGGCGCACCGCGGGAAGAGATCGAGGCGGCTGCGAAGGCCGTGGGCGCGCACGAGTTCATCATGGAGCTCCCCGAGGGGTACGACACCGACGTCAACAAGCGCGGCGGCCGCGTCTCCGCCGGGCAGCGCCAGCTGATCAGCTTCGCGCGGGCGTTCCTTGCCCGGCCGGCGGTGCTGATCCTGGACGAGGCCACGTCCTCCCTCGACATCCCCTCCGAGCGGCTCGTGCAGAGCGGGCTCGCGGGGCTGCTGCGCGGAATGGACGGCACGGGACCGGCAGGTGAGAGCCCGTCCGCCGACGGGACGTCCCGCGGAACCGCCCGCACGGCGCTGATCATCGCGCACCGGCTGTCCACGGTGGAAACTGCGGACAGGGTACTCGTGGTCCACGACGGACAGGTGGTGGAGGATGGCACGCCCGGCGAGCTGATCAGTGGCAACGGCCGTTTCGCCCGGCTGCACAGCGCCTGGAAGGACTCGCTGGTCTGAGCCGGGGCGCCTTCCGGGCCTCGATTTCGCATGTTGCCCGGGTATCGGATATTCTTGTTTAGTTGCTTTCGCAGCAACGGATCGGGATGTAGCGCAGCTTGGTAGCGCGCTTCGTTCGGGACGAAGAGGTCGCAGGTTCAAATCCTGTCATCCCGACCAAAAGGAAGAGGGTCTCCCCCAAGGGAGGCCCTCTTTCTGTTTCTTCAGGTACCGCCCAGGCTCTGGTGGTTAATGTTCTGGGTCGCTTGCCCGTCGCCCAGCAGCGGGACCCTGGGCCGGCGCGATCCGTCGTCCGGCAGGTAGTCGCCCCGGCTCCCATAGCTTTGGACCTGGTTCAGGTAGCGGTGACGCAGACGGAGTCCGACGGCGAAAAGCACCACTGACTCCAGCAGCGCTGCAATGCCGATCATCCCCCAGACGAAAGTCCCGCCGTCGGCCGTCCCCCTGAACACCTCAACTGTTGCGGCACCGGCAGCGGCTGCCACGATCAGTGACGTGCCGGCGATGGTCCAGAGGAAAAAGGCCCGCTGCAGGCCGTCGGAAACTCTCCGTGTCATGGTCCCCACTCCTTGGTTACGGCTGCTGTTTCTGGGAAGAAAAACGGCCCCGGAACATGATGTGCGCATGTTCCGGGGCCGTTTTCCTCATGGAAGCTGTTTACATGGGATCAGGCCAGTTGCCAATGGTGGTCTTTGACACCATGGGATCGGGCCAATTGCCGATAGTGGTCTTGTTCACGTCCTTGACGCGCATCGGATCCGGCCAGTTGCCAATGGCAACCGAGGTGCCCGCGTTGTCTGCGATCGAGCCTGCAGACAGGACGGCGGGAGCCGCAGCAGAAAATGCGAGGGCCCCCGCCAAAACGGCGGCGGCTGCTATCTTCTTCAACATGTGAGAGTTCCTCAATACGAGTCGGATTCGTTACCAAGTCAGCACAGTCCTTGTTGACATACATTGTAAAATGTTTTCCACAGAGGGTGTCAAGCATTCTGTACAAAGGCTGTCCGGAATAGGAGGAACCCCAGTGGGTAACGGATTCGGGGAGAAGCTCCGCGCTGAGCGGCTGGAGCGCGGACTGACCCAGGCCGAACTGGGCAAAGATTTGTACTCCCCCAGCTATATTTCCTTGCTGGAGACGGGCCGGCGGGAACCCACAGCCGACGTCATCGAAGAGCTCGCCCGCAGGCTCGAGCTCGCGCCCAAGGCGCTGGAAGCGTGGAGCCAGCCCATCTCGGTCAGCGACGCCGAATACGTGCTGGCCGGACTCTACGCCCGTCAGGCCTGGGACCTGCGCGACTATGCCCTCGCGGCCGAGCACGCGGCCAACGCGGCCCGGATCGCCCTTGACGGCAAGAACACCAGCGCCTGGTGGAACATGACCTACATGCAGGCCGAATGCCTCATGAAGCAGGGCCAGCTCAAGGAATGCCAGAAGATTATGGAGCACCTGTCCGAGCACCCCATGGCCACCGAATCGGCCGGCCTCGGGGTCCGGGCGCGCCAGATGCTCGCCGCCCTGTGCCACGGACAGGGACAGCTGAGCACCGCCGTCGAACACGCCGAGAAGGCCGTGGAGCTGTGCGCACAGCTGCCCAAGGGCTCAACGCTGATCATCGGCGCGCTCCGTGCGCTGATCGGTGCCCTGGCCGAGAGCGGCCGGCTGGACGAGGCCTGGAAGTACTGCCAGGACATGAATGAGCAGATGGATGAGCATTCCATGTCCCAGCTCGCGGGCGAGGTGGCCTGGGTTATCGGGAACGTCGCGTTCATGCGGCACGACTACCCGGAAGGCATCAAGCACCACGAGCGGGCCGCCAAGCTGCTCTCCCCCGCCAACGACATCGAGCTCTGGGCCCGCTTCAACAAGGCGTCGGCCGCCGTCCGCCTCTCCTCCGGAATCGTGGAGCCGGAGACTCTGTCCGCCATTGAACGCGCTGAACTCGCGCTGTCCATTGTCGGCGGCAACAAGACGGACCAGCTGGAGGTGGCGTTCATTCGCGCCCGCTGGCTCTATCTCACCGGCGATATCGTGGCCGCCGTGCAGAAGCTCCGCGATATCCACTCCGAACGCGCCGACCTTGCCAGGCACACGGCCGGCGAAGTCTCGCTACTGCTCGGCAAGTCACTGAAGGCCGCGGGCGAAGCTGATGAAGCACTGGTGCACTTGGAGGAGGCGCAGAAGGAATTCAGCGCCGCCGGTGCGCAGGACCGCGTCCAGCAGGCCCTCGATGCCATGCTGGAGATCCGGCTCGCCCAGCGCCGCGCCGCCGCGGCCGAGGCCAGCTAGCAACTGCCAAATTACATGTCAGGCGCCCCCGGGAACTCTTTCCCGGGGGCGCCTGACATGTGCTGAAAAACTAGCTGAAGGTGCGGCCGGTCAGCTTCTCGTAGGCCTCCACATAGCGGGCGCGGGTGCGCTCCACGATGTCCGCGGGCAGGGCCGGCGGCGGCGTGTCGGAGGCCTTGTCCCAGCCGGATTCGTCGGAAGTCAGCCAGTCCCGGACGAACTGCTTGTCGTAGGAGGGCTGCGCCTTGCCGGGCTCGTAGGTGGCGGCGTCCCAGAACCGGGACGAATCCGGTGTGAGGACCTCGTCGCCCAGCGTGATGGCACCGTTCACGACGTCGTAGCCGAACTCCACCTTGGTGTCGGCCAGAATGATGCCGCGTTCACGGGCGATCTCCTCGGCCTTGGTGTAGATGCCCAGGGTCAGCTCGCTCAGGCGCGCGGCAATGTCGTCGCCCACGATGGACACGACGGCGTCGTAGGTGATGTTTTCGTCGTGCTCGCCCACCTCGGCTTTGGCCGACGGGGTGAAGATGGCGTGCTCCAGGCGGGAGCCGTCCACCAGGCCTTCCGGCAGCGGAATCTCGCAAACGGTGCCGGACTGGCGGTACTCCACGAGACCGGAGCCGGTGAGGTAGCCGCGGGCGATGCACTCCACCGGGAACATTTCCAGCTTCTTGCAGATCATGGCACGGCCCTCGACCGCGGCGGGCACGCCGTCCTCCACGGTGGATGCCAAGACGTGGTGCTCAACGCCCAGCTGGTCGAACCACCAGAGGCTCAGCTGGGTCAGGATCCGTCCTTTGTCCGGGATCTCGCTGCTGAGCACGTGGTCGTAGGCGCTGATGCGGTCGCTCGCCACCACCAGCACGCATTCCTGCCCGAACTGCTCGTTGATGGAGTCGTTGGCCGGGACGTAGAGGTCGCGGACCTTGCCCGAGTAGACGTGCTTCCAGCCGGGCAGCTCGGTGTGCGGGGTGTCCAGGCCGCGGGGACCTTCCTGTTCAACCACTGTCACGCCTTCTCTTCGGAAGCGGAGCCGGCCTGGGCAGCCGACGGGGCCGCGACGGCGGCCGGCACCTTGATCTCACCGCGTGCGGCCTTGCCTGCGATGTCCGTACGGAACTGGGCGCCTTCCAGCTGAACCAGCTCCACGCCGTCGTACGCCCTTTCCCGGGCCTCCACGAGGTCGGATCCGAGCGCCACCACGGCCAGCACGCGCCCGCCGGCGGAGACCACTTTGCCCTCATCGTCGAGCTTGGTTCCGGCGTGGATCACGTGGACGCCGTCCAGCTCGTCCACCTTCTTGAGGCCGCGGATGCGGTCACCGGTGCGAGGGGTGTCCGGGTAGTTCTCCGAGGCGACGACGACGGCGACTGCCGCGTCCTTGGACCAGCGCAGCTCTTCTGCCTGGTCCAGTTCGCCTTTGGCGGCTGACAGGAGCAGGGAACCGAGGGGCGTCTTGAGCCGTGCGAGCACAGCCTGGGTTTCGGGGTCGCCGAAGCGGACGTTGAATTCGATGACGCGCGTGCCGCGCTTGGTCAGCGCCAGGCCCACGAACAGCACGCCGACGAACGGGGTGCCGCGGCGAGCCATCTCGTTCACGGTGGGCTGGGCGATGCGGTCGATGACCTCCTGGACGAGGCCCTCAGGAGCCCAGTCGAGCGGGGTGTAGGCGCCCATGCCGCCGGTGTTGGGGCCCTCGTCGTTGTCGTAGATGCGCTTGAAGTCCTGCGCCGGGGACAGGGCCACGGTGTTGCGGCCGTCGCACAGGACGAACACGGAGACCTCGGGGCCGTCCAGGAACTCCTCGATGACGACGGTTCCTCCGGCATCGAAACAGCTCTGGGCGTGGGCCAGGGCATCGTTCCGGTCGTTGGTGACCACCACGCCCTTGCCTGCGGCCAGGCCGTCATCCTTGACGACGTAGGGTGCGCCGAAGGTGTCCAGCGCCGCGGCTGCCTCGTCCGCGTTGGCAGCCACCAGCGCCATGGCGGTGGGAACGCCGGCCTCGGCCATGACCTGCTTCGCGAAAGCTTTGGAGGCCTCGAGCTGGGCAGCCGCCTTGCTCGGGCCGAATACCGGGATGCCGGCGGCGCGCACGGCGTCGGAAACACCGGCGGCGAGGGGCGCCTCGGGACCAACGACCACCAGGTCGACGTCGAGCCGGGTGGCGAGCGCCGCCACTGCGTCCGGATCGTTCCCGTTGATCGCGTGCGTGGGGACGAGCTTGCTGATGCCGGCGTTGCCCGGAGCTGCGTGGACTTCGGAAACGTTGGGGTCGGCAAGGAGGGAGCGGACAATGGCGTGTTCGCGGCCGCCGGGGCCGATGACGAGTACCTTCACAGTCTCCAAGGGTACTTTGTGCACCGTGCTGGATCCTAAGCTGTGACCGGGCCTCAGTTGTGACAGGGCCCGAGTTGTGACCGGCGGACAATCCGTGCAGCCGGCAGCTACGAACCACGGTCATGAAGAAGCTCATGGGATGGTTCAGGGGACCAGCCGCACTGGCGGCCCTCGCCGGGGTGGCCGCCGCCGCCGTCGTTCTTTCCGTTGCCGAACTGTTGGGGGCGTTCTTTACGGCCCGCGCCACTCCCCTCATTGCCCTGGGCTCGACGTTCATCGACTTCACGCCGCCGTGGCTGAAGGACTTCGCGATTGCGACGTTCGGCACCAATGACAAGGCAGCCCTCTTCGCCGGCATGGGCCTGACGATTTTCGTGCTGGCGTGCGTGCTCGGCGTGGTGGCGTACCGGAGATGGGCGCTGGGGGCTGCCGGAGTGCTGTTCATGGGCGCGGTGATTGTGGCCAGCGTGGTGACCCGCGCGGGCGTCAGGCCTCTGGACGCCCTGCCCTCGCTGGTGGGAGCCGCGGCCGGGCTGGCCGTACTGCGGCTGCTGGTGTCACGGCTGTGGCGGCTGCGGGCCTTTCCGGATTCTCCGGCGGATGTCGCGGCCAAGCCCCCGGAGCGGCCGGCCACGTCCCGGCGGGCCTTCTTCGCGGCCACCGGCATCACGGCCGCCGCCGCGGGCATCGCCGCCACCGGCGGCCGGCTGCTCAGCGCCGCGCGCAGCAACGTGGCGCAGGCCAGGGGGTCCCTCCGGCTGCCAGCTCCCGCCCGGCCCGCAGCCGCCGTGCCCGCCGGAGTGGCGTCGGCCACGCCCGGCGTGACGCCGTGGCTGACGCCCAGCAATGACTTCTACCGGATTGACACTGCCCTCAGCGTTCCGGAGATTAAGGCTGAGGAGTGGGAACTGCGCGTGCACGGGCTCGTGGAGGAAGAGGTCCGCGTCACCTTCCAGGACCTGCTCGACGCCGACCTGATCGAGTCCCATGTGACCCTTACCTGTGTCTCGAATCCGGTGGGCGGCAACCTCGCCGGCAACGCCAAGTGGCTGGGACTGCCCATCCGCGAGGTGCTCAAGCGGGCCAGGCCCACCGCCGGCGCGGACATGGTCCTCTCCACCTCGATCGACGGATTCAGCGCCTCCACGCCGCTGGAGGTCCTGCAGGACGGGCGCGACGCCATGCTCGCCATCGGTATGAACGGCGAACCGCTGCCGCTGGAACACGGCTACCCCGTCCGCATGGTGGTTCCAGGACTGTACGGGTTTGTGTCCGCCACGAAGTGGGTGGTGGATCTGGAGGTGACCCGCTTCGCCGACAGCAAGGCCTACTGGACCCAGCGCGGCTGGTCAGAGCGCGGTCCCATCAAGACGATGGCCCGGGTGGAGGTGCCCAGATCCTTCGCGGTGGTCCCGGCCGGGCGGGTGGCCATCGGCGGTACAGCGTGGGCGCAGACCCGGGGAATCACCAAGGTCGAGGTGCAGATCGACGGTGGCGACTGGGCTGGGGCCGTGCTCTCCGACGAGGCTTCCGTGGACACGTGGCGCCAATGGTCCTTCGACTGGGATGCCAAGCCGGGCGCGCACTACGTCAAGGTGCGCGCCACGGACGGGACCGGCGAACTGCAGACGGAGAAGCGCGCCGATCCCGTGCCTGACGGTGCTTCCGGCTGGCAGTCCGTCATGGTCACGGTTGAGTAGCCGGTTCAGCGGCGCAATGGCTGCGCGTTGTATCCGGCCAGCCGCCCCGGACGGCTCCCGGGGAATGCCCCTGCCGCACCATAGACTGGGGCCATGGCCCTAAATTCGCACGCCACGTTCACTGTGGATTCCGCCGTCGAACTCGCCGTGGTTGAACGAAGCGGATTCGTGGAGTCCCGCCATATCGGGGCGGCCGTGGTGCTCGCCGCTGACGGCCACGTGGTCACCCAGCTTGGCGACATCTCCACCCCCATACTGGCCCGGTCCACGCTCAAGCCCCTGCAGGCGCTGGCGGCGATGCAGTCCGGCGTTCCCCTGCGCGGCGCCCAGGTGGCCCTCGCCTGCGCCAGCCACACGGGATCGCTCGACCACATGGACGTCGTCGAGGGCATGCTCAAGGCTGCGGGCGTCAAGGAGGACCAGCTGCAGTGCCCCGCCGCGTGGCCGCAGGACGAGACGGCACGGACCTGGCTGACGCAGTCTGAGCGGGGAAAATCCCGGCTGGCCTTCAACTGTTCGGGGAAGCATGCGGCTTTCCTGTGGGCCTGCACCGAAAACGGCTGGGACACGCACAGCTACCTGGAACCCAACCACCCGCTGCAGCAGCGCATCCGCACCGTGATCGAGGAGTATTCCGGCGAACAGATCGCGCACCTGGGCATCGACGGCTGCGGCGCACCCGTTGCGGCCATCTCGCTGACCGGCCTGGCCCGCGCCTACTCCCTGCTCGCCAAGGCCCCCTCCGACAAATCCGCCAACGCCCGCGCCGCCACCATCGCAACTTCCATGCTGGACTACCCGTGGGCGGTCCAGGGCAGAGGCGAGGCGAACACGATCGTCATGGAGGAGCTGGACGTCATCGCCAAGATCGGCGCTGAGGGCCTCCTGGTCATGGCCACGTCCCAGGGAGTTTCCGTGGCCCTCAAGGTGCTCGACGGCAACCTGCGGGCCACCTCCCTGGTGGGGCTGACCCTGCTGGCAGCCTGCGGAGCCGTCGACATCCCGGGTGTGTCCAGCGTGCTCGAGAAGGTGGTGGAGCCGGTCCTCGGCGGCGGCCGTCCCGTGGGCAAGATCCGCCTGGGCCACGCCGTCTCGGCACTGCTGGACTAACGTACTTTTAGCTTTTCAAGGAGGCACCGGTGGCAGTTGCGCGCCGCAGAATCGACCCGGCCGACGGTCAAGCGGCACTGAACGAATGGGCGGCAGGTGCCGTCCCGCCGTCGGACGCTGCTCCGGCCGCACCCGGCGCGCCGGCGGTTCCCCGTTCGGTGATTGCGACGGCGGTCCGTTACTCCCTCGAGGAGGTCACCGCCCGGGCGCCGGGGAATTCGGTGGAGGTGCGGGTGCCGCCGTTCGGCGTCACCCAGTGTGTGGAGGGTCCGCGGCACACACGTGGCACTCCCCCGAACGTCATTGAGTGCGACGCCGCCACCTGGCTGGCGATGGTGACCGGCCGGCTGAGCTGGGCCGACGCCGTCGGAGCTGGACGCGTGGCCGCGTCGGGCCTGCGGGCGGACCTGTCGGCCCTGCTCCCGCTGTAGGCGCCCCAACGCAGCAGGATCCCGCCCAGGTCTCTGAACTGCTGAGCCCGGGCGGGATCCTGCCTCTGTTCTGTGGCGCTATTCGTGGTTGATGGCGGCGGACGGCCTGCTCATCTGGAACTCGGGCATTTCACCCGGGTTCGGGCCGCCGCGGAACTTGGGCGATGCCTGCCCGCCCCCGCTGATCCGCTCCAGTTCCTGCTCCTGGAAGTCCTCCTCCACACCCAGCATGACGGCGGAATCGTGGTTGGTGATCTCGCCGCGGAACGCCCGGACCATGACGCTGCGGTCGAACTGGCCCTCCCACTTGGAGACCACGAAGGTCGCCACGCAGTTGCCCAGCAGGTTGACTACCACGCGCATGGAGTCCATGAGCCGGTCGGCCCCGAGGAGCAGGGCGACGCCAGCCACCGGGAAGATTCCTAGCGCGGCCGCGGTGGCGGACAGCGCCAGGAAGGACGAGCCGGGAACGCCGGCCATGCCCTTTGAAGTCAGCAGCAGGACGCCGAGGGCCGCGAGCTGCTGGCCGAGGTCCAGGTGGTGGCCGAAGGCCTGGGCGAGGAACAGCAGGGAGATGGACAGGTAAATCGCCGCCCCGTCCAGGTTGAACGAGTAGCCCGTGGGGACCACCAGGCCGGTGGTTGCCCGGGAGCATCCGGCGTTTGTCAGCTTGGTCATGATGCGCGGCATCACGGCCTCCGTGGACGCGGTGCCGAGGGCCAGCAGGAATTCCTCGCGGGTGTACTTGAGGAACTGCCACAGCGGAACCCGGGCGAAGCTCCAGGCCACCAGGAACAGGAGGCCGATGAACACCACCGCGGCTCCGTAGCAGGCGGCGATCAGCATCGCGTAAGTGCCGAGGGTGTCCAGCCCGTATTGGCCGATGATGAAGGCCATCGCGCCGAAGGCACCGATCGGCGCAACCTTCATGATCCAGGACATGATCTTGAAGACGAGCTCGAGGACGGTCTCCATGAGGCTGACGACCGGCAGGCAACGCTCGCGGCCGATGACGACGATGGCGGCGCCGAAGAACACGGAGAAGAAGAGGACCTGCAGCAGGCTGTTATTGGCGAAGGCCCCGATGACGCTGGTGGGGATGACGTCCAGGATGAAGGCCGCTGCGTCCTTCGGCACGGCGTGGCCGGTCTTGGCGTCGAGGGCCTCCCGGGAGAGGGTGCTCGGATCGATGTTCAGGCCCGCTCCGGGCTGGACGACGTTGCCGACAATCAGGCCGAAGACCAGGGCGAAAAGTGTGGCCGCTGTGAAGTAGAGAAGAGCCTTGACTCCTACCCTTCCGACCGCCTTGACGTCGCCGACGGCCGATATTCCCGTGACGATCACGAGGAAGATCAGCGGCGCGATGATCATTTTGATGAGCTGGATGAAGCCGTCACCGAGCGGCCTCAGTTGAGCGCCTAGGTCCGGCCAGAAATGCCCTATGAGAACACCTGCCACGACGGCGATCAGAATTTGGAAGAAGAGCGACCTATAGAGCGGCTTCTTCTTCGACGGCGCCGAACTCGCCTTCAGCGCCGAGGAATCTGGGATCTTCATTGATCTGTACCTATCAATTGGGAACTGCCCCGGATCGGGGTCTGTTTCCAACGTAACCCCGGTCACACAATTCCGCAAGAGGAAATTCAGTTTTCACGATGCGGAACTAAATTGGGCGGTCACAATCGAGTTTTTGTCCGCCACCACAGGTCGTGGATGGGCAGGACGGAGGGTCGTCGATGGGCAGGAAGGAGCCAAGGTCCACCCACGCCCTGGCCACGGAGGGGCGTGCAAGTCGCGATAATGTGGACAAAATCTCGGAAGGAAGCGAGAAGGGGTCAGCCGCGGCCTATGAAGGGCATCCCCGCGGCCGTAATGACTACCGAGCCCACGCTGGCCGACGGCGGCATCCCAGCCATCATCAGCACTGCCCGGGCAGCGTCCTCCACCGGGAACATCGGTTCCACCCTGCGGCTTCCGTCGGCCTGGAGCGCCCCCGAACCAACCCCGATGGTGTCCATGATTTCCGTGGCG from Arthrobacter globiformis harbors:
- a CDS encoding molybdopterin-dependent oxidoreductase: MKKLMGWFRGPAALAALAGVAAAAVVLSVAELLGAFFTARATPLIALGSTFIDFTPPWLKDFAIATFGTNDKAALFAGMGLTIFVLACVLGVVAYRRWALGAAGVLFMGAVIVASVVTRAGVRPLDALPSLVGAAAGLAVLRLLVSRLWRLRAFPDSPADVAAKPPERPATSRRAFFAATGITAAAAGIAATGGRLLSAARSNVAQARGSLRLPAPARPAAAVPAGVASATPGVTPWLTPSNDFYRIDTALSVPEIKAEEWELRVHGLVEEEVRVTFQDLLDADLIESHVTLTCVSNPVGGNLAGNAKWLGLPIREVLKRARPTAGADMVLSTSIDGFSASTPLEVLQDGRDAMLAIGMNGEPLPLEHGYPVRMVVPGLYGFVSATKWVVDLEVTRFADSKAYWTQRGWSERGPIKTMARVEVPRSFAVVPAGRVAIGGTAWAQTRGITKVEVQIDGGDWAGAVLSDEASVDTWRQWSFDWDAKPGAHYVKVRATDGTGELQTEKRADPVPDGASGWQSVMVTVE
- a CDS encoding asparaginase; amino-acid sequence: MALNSHATFTVDSAVELAVVERSGFVESRHIGAAVVLAADGHVVTQLGDISTPILARSTLKPLQALAAMQSGVPLRGAQVALACASHTGSLDHMDVVEGMLKAAGVKEDQLQCPAAWPQDETARTWLTQSERGKSRLAFNCSGKHAAFLWACTENGWDTHSYLEPNHPLQQRIRTVIEEYSGEQIAHLGIDGCGAPVAAISLTGLARAYSLLAKAPSDKSANARAATIATSMLDYPWAVQGRGEANTIVMEELDVIAKIGAEGLLVMATSQGVSVALKVLDGNLRATSLVGLTLLAACGAVDIPGVSSVLEKVVEPVLGGGRPVGKIRLGHAVSALLD
- a CDS encoding sterol carrier family protein; this translates as MAVARRRIDPADGQAALNEWAAGAVPPSDAAPAAPGAPAVPRSVIATAVRYSLEEVTARAPGNSVEVRVPPFGVTQCVEGPRHTRGTPPNVIECDAATWLAMVTGRLSWADAVGAGRVAASGLRADLSALLPL
- a CDS encoding cation:dicarboxylate symporter family transporter, producing the protein MKIPDSSALKASSAPSKKKPLYRSLFFQILIAVVAGVLIGHFWPDLGAQLRPLGDGFIQLIKMIIAPLIFLVIVTGISAVGDVKAVGRVGVKALLYFTAATLFALVFGLIVGNVVQPGAGLNIDPSTLSREALDAKTGHAVPKDAAAFILDVIPTSVIGAFANNSLLQVLFFSVFFGAAIVVIGRERCLPVVSLMETVLELVFKIMSWIMKVAPIGAFGAMAFIIGQYGLDTLGTYAMLIAACYGAAVVFIGLLFLVAWSFARVPLWQFLKYTREEFLLALGTASTEAVMPRIMTKLTNAGCSRATTGLVVPTGYSFNLDGAAIYLSISLLFLAQAFGHHLDLGQQLAALGVLLLTSKGMAGVPGSSFLALSATAAALGIFPVAGVALLLGADRLMDSMRVVVNLLGNCVATFVVSKWEGQFDRSVMVRAFRGEITNHDSAVMLGVEEDFQEQELERISGGGQASPKFRGGPNPGEMPEFQMSRPSAAINHE